The following are encoded together in the Cicer arietinum cultivar CDC Frontier isolate Library 1 chromosome 2, Cicar.CDCFrontier_v2.0, whole genome shotgun sequence genome:
- the LOC101497852 gene encoding uncharacterized protein: MVQNFKVFMYEPNITQFKFGTQTQVESLFYSSLRNSSYIIQQPEEANLLRAKILCFPTRQDWFVPHHKDLTLPPLRSSYAPVKLGPLNDMPFVDVLRWRKMAVFVKSYVKVDTDTWRKQHEFMKRLGVVASEHLQWNRSPMPLDAFNTIMYQLWLRRHTVRYKR, encoded by the coding sequence atgGTTCAAAATTTCAAAGTGTTTATGTATGAACCAAACATAACCCAATTCAAATTTGGAACACAAACACAAGTTGAATCTCTCTTTTACTCGTCACTAAGAAACAGTTCTTACATCATCCAACAACCTGAAGAAGCAAACCTCTTACGCGCCAAGATCTTGTGCTTTCCCACGCGCCAAGATTGGTTCGTCCCTCATCACAAGGATCTCACGCTACCGCCACTCCGTAGTTCTTACGCGCCGGTTAAATTGGGACCGTTGAACGACATGCCGTTTGTGGATGTGCTGAGGTGGAGGAAGATGGCTGTGTTTGTGAAGAGTTATGTGAAGGTCGATACTGACACGTGGAGGAAACAGCATGAGTTTATGAAAAGATTAGGTGTGGTGGCGAGTGAGCACTTACAGTGGAATCGCAGTCCTATGCCGTTGGATGCGTTTAACACTATCATGTATCAGTTGTGGCTTAGACGCCATACCgttagatacaaaagataa